One genomic segment of Kribbella jejuensis includes these proteins:
- a CDS encoding HEAT repeat domain-containing protein has protein sequence MRDSPRDVVRAACARYGEDVVIDWCVAFLSGEISGEEAYGAELPKLVAITGSDNPGGWKSPVDPVNYYWIRVWAARVFLYVWRDDLVDVLLKAASDPAWRVQEHVAKITAQRELGQLVDALLPLLDHELPRVRAAAVRAVGAAGEYEHAEAIRPLADDPDQTVRAAVERSLEKLETRLDRPVR, from the coding sequence ATGAGGGATTCACCGCGGGACGTGGTCCGGGCCGCCTGCGCGCGGTACGGCGAGGACGTCGTGATCGACTGGTGCGTGGCCTTCCTGTCCGGGGAGATCTCGGGCGAGGAGGCATACGGCGCCGAGCTGCCGAAGCTGGTGGCGATCACCGGGTCGGACAATCCGGGCGGGTGGAAGTCACCGGTCGATCCGGTCAACTACTACTGGATCCGGGTGTGGGCTGCTCGGGTGTTCCTGTATGTGTGGCGCGACGACCTCGTCGACGTACTGCTGAAGGCGGCGAGCGATCCGGCGTGGCGGGTGCAGGAACACGTCGCGAAGATCACCGCCCAGCGCGAGCTCGGTCAGTTGGTCGACGCACTCCTTCCGCTGCTCGACCACGAGCTCCCGCGGGTGCGTGCGGCCGCCGTACGAGCGGTCGGAGCGGCCGGCGAGTACGAACACGCCGAAGCAATCCGCCCCCTCGCCGACGACCCCGACCAGACGGTCCGAGCCGCGGTAGAACGATCCCTCGAAAAACTGGAGACCCGCCTTGACCGCCCCGTTCGCTGA
- a CDS encoding cold-shock protein — protein sequence MELGTGEDDGVVRTWYDDEGWGVIDCPSTPGGCWTHFSVIEAEGFRSLPPGGSVRVRWESPGQDGYDYRAEWVKER from the coding sequence GTGGAACTCGGTACCGGTGAGGACGACGGCGTCGTCCGCACCTGGTACGACGACGAGGGCTGGGGCGTCATCGACTGCCCCAGCACTCCCGGCGGCTGCTGGACGCACTTCTCGGTGATCGAGGCCGAGGGGTTCCGCTCGCTGCCGCCGGGCGGTTCGGTGCGAGTCAGGTGGGAGTCGCCGGGCCAGGACGGGTACGACTACCGCGCCGAGTGGGTCAAGGAGCGGTAA